The following coding sequences lie in one Deltaproteobacteria bacterium genomic window:
- a CDS encoding response regulator transcription factor translates to MIRTVVVDDEKLARERLTSFLRAIADVEVVAQAKNGLEAVNLIEENDPELVVLDVQMPGLDGFAVLQSISKHPQVVFATAYDEYAIRAFEVHAVDYLLKPITRARLEQAVQRVRERLTHRPPAPPWRELTELLARREQRYARQLPVHKGKQIILLSVDDILWFEVQYRLVYAHTDGNRYMTNFTLRQLEERLDPESFFRAHKSRLVNLPRVKAIVPWFGGRFKLVMHDQAGSEVELSRAQARTLRGRMRW, encoded by the coding sequence ATGATTCGTACCGTTGTAGTCGACGACGAGAAGCTCGCGCGCGAGCGGCTGACCTCCTTCCTGCGCGCGATCGCCGATGTCGAGGTGGTGGCGCAGGCGAAGAACGGCCTCGAAGCCGTCAACCTGATCGAAGAGAATGATCCGGAGTTGGTGGTGCTCGACGTGCAAATGCCCGGGCTCGACGGCTTCGCGGTCCTGCAGAGCATTTCCAAGCACCCGCAGGTGGTGTTCGCCACCGCCTATGATGAGTACGCCATCCGGGCTTTCGAGGTGCATGCCGTCGATTACTTGCTCAAGCCGATTACGCGGGCGCGTTTGGAGCAGGCGGTCCAGCGGGTGCGCGAGCGGCTCACGCACCGTCCGCCCGCGCCGCCGTGGCGAGAGCTGACGGAGCTGCTGGCCCGGCGCGAGCAACGTTACGCGCGCCAGCTGCCGGTGCACAAGGGTAAACAGATAATTCTGCTCAGCGTCGACGACATCCTCTGGTTCGAGGTGCAATACCGGCTCGTTTACGCCCACACCGACGGCAATCGGTACATGACCAACTTCACCTTGAGGCAGTTGGAGGAACGGCTCGATCCCGAGAGCTTCTTTCGCGCGCACAAGTCGCGCCTGGTCAATCTGCCGCGCGTCAAAGCCATCGTGCCGTGGTTCGGCGGGCGCTTCAAACTCGTCATGCACGACCAGGCCGGTTCGGAAGTGGAGCTGAGCCGGGCCCAGGCACGGACCCTGCGCGGCCGGATGCGGTGGTGA
- a CDS encoding histidine kinase: MNTQRQAAVSEPRREQWRGELAALSSENSFRQQLVFVYATGLAFGLHLALIHVYLFRSPGPLVSFTGATMVFSTMTLVLWNWVLPRFSSLSRGWRLAAQVASSTVAFSGVSVLVTEGYAALAGGLSIFHPYQGDDITVTITRQSLQLAPLVYMLIPIIPTVLLCVVGFNQHWWRILMLHGRERELRDLAAAAQLAALRAQLNPHFFFNSLNSIAQLISTNPTKAEACVERLAEIFRYMLRRRHSEFVPLQEELEIAEAYLEIERARFGDDLTVEEQIDDRARRVLLPDLILQPLVENAVKHGISRKIGGGRVRIEAAVEDGDLRLTVADTGAGVQNGAVMFSAGVGLKNVRDRLLRLYGPACGPTVESLAGQGTTVTVRIPVPAAAN; encoded by the coding sequence ATGAACACACAGCGCCAAGCGGCAGTGAGCGAGCCGCGCCGCGAGCAATGGCGCGGCGAGCTGGCCGCGCTGAGCAGCGAAAATTCCTTCCGGCAGCAGTTGGTATTCGTGTACGCCACCGGGCTGGCGTTCGGGCTCCACCTCGCGCTCATTCACGTCTATCTGTTTCGCTCTCCCGGCCCGCTGGTATCGTTCACCGGCGCCACCATGGTGTTCTCGACGATGACGCTGGTGCTGTGGAACTGGGTGCTGCCGCGGTTCTCGTCTCTGTCGCGCGGCTGGCGCTTGGCGGCGCAGGTGGCCAGCAGCACGGTGGCGTTCAGCGGGGTTTCCGTGCTGGTGACGGAAGGATACGCGGCGCTGGCGGGCGGCTTGTCGATCTTCCATCCCTATCAAGGAGACGACATCACCGTGACGATTACGCGCCAATCGCTGCAGCTGGCGCCGCTGGTGTACATGCTGATTCCGATCATTCCGACGGTGCTGCTGTGCGTGGTCGGCTTCAATCAGCACTGGTGGCGGATCTTGATGCTGCACGGGCGCGAGCGCGAATTGCGCGATCTGGCGGCGGCGGCGCAGCTGGCGGCGTTGCGGGCCCAGCTCAATCCCCACTTCTTCTTCAACAGCTTGAACTCGATTGCCCAGCTGATCTCGACCAACCCCACCAAAGCGGAAGCCTGCGTCGAGCGACTGGCGGAGATCTTTCGCTACATGTTGCGCCGCCGCCACTCGGAGTTCGTGCCGTTGCAAGAAGAGCTGGAGATTGCCGAGGCCTACCTCGAGATCGAGCGGGCGCGCTTTGGCGACGACCTGACGGTCGAGGAACAAATCGACGACCGTGCTCGCCGGGTGCTGTTGCCGGATCTGATTCTGCAACCGCTGGTGGAGAACGCGGTCAAACACGGGATCTCGCGCAAGATCGGCGGCGGCCGCGTGCGCATCGAGGCTGCCGTCGAGGACGGTGATCTGCGCCTGACTGTGGCCGATACCGGGGCGGGAGTGCAGAACGGAGCGGTGATGTTCAGCGCGGGGGTGGGCTTGAAGAACGTCCGCGACCGCTTGCTGCGGCTTTACGGCCCCGCCTGCGGGCCGACGGTTGAAAGCCTGGCGGGGCAGGGGACCACCGTGACGGTGCGCATTCCGGTGCCCGCCGCCGCCAACTGA